The sequence below is a genomic window from Helicobacter ganmani.
ATTGCGTGTTGCGTTATCTATAGCTTTGCAAAATAAAATCTTGCGATGGAATCTTTTTTGATTGCCTACATAAGGTAGAATCTGCGAGCAATTTTGACACGCTTTTGCTTGCCAACCCCACAGAATCACAAACTTCCCCTCAAGAAGAATCTTTTATCCCGCTAAATGAAATTGCTTTGAATCCCAAACTCCAACACAAGATTTAAAGTTTTTTGCCTTCTCGCACTCTAGCGAGTTTTTAAAATCCCCAGACAAAGCAAAGCTCGCTTCAGAGGAACTCAATCCCCTCTCCTATCCGCGCAGTATCTCTGTCATCAGCGAACTAATGAACGAGAAGTTAGAGGAATTGTATGCGACAACAAAAGACCCAAATGACCCAAAATTGCATTTGCTCTTAGACCGCGCTCAAGCAGTATGGGAAAGTGCAAGTAACTTTAGAACAGCAGCACGAAAGGAGTGGCTTGGATTAATGCGTTTTTCTCTACATTTGAAGCGGATTTAAGCACGAGAGAGAAAAATCCGATTTTTGAACACGCAAATATTATCGAAACCTATTGGCACATTCAAAGCGGCGGAGAGGACGGCAAAATCATTCTAGAAAATGAAATGGTTTATCAAGAATATTTTGATGAGGAGACGCCTAATATTTTGGCTTTACTCTGATAACGCAAAATTTTGTTTATGCTTATAGAGAGGAAGTGCTAAAATATGGCACGACACAAGCTGTTTTGCAGGTTTATGAAAAATCTGCAAATGCAGATTCTGGCATACAAAGCAACATAATTGCACATTGTAGCTATCAAATGCAAAAATCATTGGATTTCCACGAACAAAATCTCAAGCTCATTGGTGAAGCAAGTCGTATAGAAAAAAGGGCTTAAGGACTTTAGGATTTAAATTTATTTTGGAATCTCGTAGGAAACACGATTAACACTTGAAATTCAATCTTTATTTCCGCATTTTCTGTGCTTTTAAGCAATGAGGGAAGCAAATCATAATCCAAAATATTTGGTTGTGGAGGTTGCCAAGAGATTTTGTAACCGCCCTTTTCCATAGAATTTGGTTGCAAATAAAACGACAATACCTTTGCGATAGAATCCACTATTGTTTCTTGCTCTTTTTGTGAAAATTTTTCCACAAGAGGAACAAAAAAGCCAAATCCTATAAGCTCTACTTGATGAATCCTAAAAGCATTAATGTTTTGTTCTATTTCTTTTAAGCATTTCGTTTCTATTTCACCATTTTTAGTGGAATCCTTGATGATTTTTGGCAAAGTAGATAAATAATTTATAAAGAGATTTTCCAAATCCTTAGATTCTGCTTGAATGCCGTATTCTGATAGAATCTCTATAATCCTTGATTCGTTAGAATCCAAAAACAAGGGATTATTGAAGCTCTCTTTTTTTGTGTAGAATTGATAGACTTTGTCCATCGTTTCTTTTAAAAGTTTTGGATTCTCTTTGTGGAGTTGCAACATTTGTTTATTCATTTGCAAATAAATAAAATCTTGCGCCTCTTGTGCTTCTTGCTGTGTGATAGACAAATACGCATAATGCTTTATTTTTCTCTCTATTTGTCTTAGAAATTCGCTTTGCTCCATTAGGAATTTTGAATGATTTATGCGTTGAATGCGCCGATAAAATTGGCTAAATTTAAAAATTTCTAGCAAAATATTTTCTTCGCTTAAACTAGATTCTTGACTTTTAGAATGCGAAAAAGTGCTTGAAATTGTAAGATTTGCATTGTGGATAGAGGGCGAGTGAAAAAGCAAAGTTTGCAAAATCCAATCCATTGTGTTTTTATTCACAAGGACATTGGGAGATTTTTCTATTTTAAGTTTTGGAGAGAGATTCTGATAATGTTGGGGATTGCAACTTGCAAAAGAATCAAAAGTCAGCATAATTATCCTTCTATTTGTTTCCTACAAATTTTCCACTCCATTACTTTTGACATAAGCAAATATCATACCAAAATCTTCATTCTATTGGCACAATTATTCTTGTGGATTTGATTTTTTACCCACAGATTTACTTTATTCCTGCTAATAAGGATTCTAAAATTAGGCAGCATAAACCTTATAGAGCAAGTAAATCAACTAAATATAAGCGCACAAATTTTACAATGGAATCTTAAGGGACGAGTTCTTTTATTTGGATTGCTCCACTGCGTTCGTGAGGACGCAATGGCTAGATTAATCAACAAACACTCCATTATAACCCGTCGTTGCAACAGCTTCTAGGAGTTTTTCTTTTGGAATATTGTCCCTGCATTCTACTTTGGCAATTTTATCTTTCAAGGAGGCTTTTGCACTTGTAACTCCCTCCACTTTTAAGAGTGCTTTTCTCACCATTGCCGTGCAAAGCGGGCAGTGCATACCCTCCACATAAATTTTATATTCTCCTCCAAACATCAATCCGCCACATAATAACAATAAAAACAAAGCTTTATTCATAAAACCAACCTAAAATTTCTGGATAAAACAAAATGCAGAACAAAACCAACAGCCAAAAAAAGCCACTCACGCTCTTTTTTCTTTTGCAAGTTTTTGCACAATCGCATTTCAAAATTCCAAAATAAAAATACAAGACAAAACACAAGCAAGATAACACACTCAAAATCAAACGATAAGGAGCAAGAAACTCCACGCCTGCGATTCCAAACGAGAATCCAAACAACAGAAAAAGGAGTGCGGGTAAGCAACAAATGCTCGCCAACACCCCTAGGCTAAACGAAACAATTAAGCCAATCTTTGCTTTCATTGGTTATTTTTCAACAGAAATGTAAGAATAAGAAAAACCTTTTGCGTCATAATAATCCAACACATTTTCCTCTACTTCGCCATAAGGATAACCAAAGTTATTTAGCGGTGTTTCCGCAGGTATAGGTGTCAGGATAAAATCTCTTGCGGTATTGTAACCCAACCAACACATTTCCCAACTTCCAAAGAGATATTCGCGCAATTTTTTGATTTTTTGGTCTTCATTGCTCAAGTTTTCACTCAACCTTACTTTTGCAACATCACCTGGGTCGCAAGGAATCCAACCATAACCTCTGACATAAAATTCTGCGCGGCAGTGTTGCCCACTAGTGATATTTGCAACTTTATCTTTCGCGCTTCCCATTGCGTTAGAAAAACTTGATTGCCCAAGCCGAATCCCAAAAATTTCCCTTGCAGGAATCCCAATGCTTCTACAAAGCGCAACAAAAACCGAGCTAATATCCGTGCATTTGCCATATAGCTTTTTAGATTCTAAAATTGCCTTTGCATCGCCCACACCGCAACCCAAAATACTTTCGTCGCGTTGCA
It includes:
- a CDS encoding aryl sulfotransferase, with the translated sequence MKAKIGLIVSFSLGVLASICCLPALLFLLFGFSFGIAGVEFLAPYRLILSVLSCLCFVLYFYFGILKCDCAKTCKRKKSVSGFFWLLVLFCILFYPEILGWFYE
- a CDS encoding cation transporter; its protein translation is MNKALFLLLLCGGLMFGGEYKIYVEGMHCPLCTAMVRKALLKVEGVTSAKASLKDKIAKVECRDNIPKEKLLEAVATTGYNGVFVD